In the Arthrobacter sp. Soc17.1.1.1 genome, CGGCGTCGTCGTCGACTGATCCGTGGTGAAGCTGCAGCCGGAGACGCCCAGCGTCAGCAGTACGGCGCCTGCAGCAACGGCCTGCTGCACTCGGTTCTTCGGTGCACTATTCACAGCACAAACTCCTGGGGTTCAACAGGTGGGACCGGTGGGTGATCCGGAGCGGACGTACTCAACAGACTATCGGCAACGCCGTCGAATCGTGGTGTCGGTTTACCTGATGCGCAGTGGTCCGGATCACTAAAACCCCCTGCCGTCAAGGGGCGAATCATAGTTCTTTGTGCTTGTTCCGGCCGCCTGACCTGCGAAAACGCGGCATCGGCGTGTCGTTACCGTGATAAACTGGTTCCCGGGAAAGGGGAAAGTCCACATGGTTTTTGAGGTCGGCGAAACAGTTGTTTACCCTCACCACGGCGCAGCGAAGATCGAGGAGATCAAGATGCGCGTCATCAAGGGCGAAGAGAAGATGTATCTCAAGCTCAAGGTGGCACAGGGTGATCTGACGATAGAAGTACCAGCAGAGAACGTTGACCTCGTAGGGGTTCGCGACGTGGTGGGCAAGGAGGGCCTCGAGCATGTGTTCGACGTCCTGCGGGCCGAATTCACGGAAGAGCCCACCAACTGGTCGCGCCGCTACAAGGCGAACCTCGAGAAGCTCGCCTCCGGCGATGTCATCAAGGTCGCCGAGGTAGTACGTGACCTGTGGCGCCGCGACCACGACCGCGGCCTGTCCGCCGGCGAGAAGAGGATGCTCGCGAAAGCGCGCCAGATCCTCATCTCCGAGCTGGCACTCGCGGAGAAGACCGACGAAGAGAAGGCTGCAAGCGTTCTCGACGACGTCCTCGCCTCCTAGGAGACGACGGCGGAGCGGAAGAGGGACCTTCGGGTCCCTCTTCTGCGTTGTCCTGGCATAGGGTGACGGGATGTCCGAGAAGCAGCAGGTCGTCCCCACGGTCGGTGTCGTGGTGGTCGCCGCAGGATCCGGGCAGCGGCTGGGCCTGGGCATCCCCAAGGCCCGCGTCCTGTGCGCCGGGCGCACCCTCCTCGAACACTCCCTCGACGCCGTGATCGCGGCGGGTATCGCGAGCCATGTCGTCGTGGTCCTCCCGCAGGACGACGCCGTGCTCTCCTCGGTGGTCGCCGCCGCGGGCCGTTCCGGCGGAGCGGCCGTCACCGCGGTGCCCGGTGGCTCGACCCGGACGGATTCGGTCCGGGCCGGTCTCGATGCGCTGCCGGCGTCGATCGCCGTCGTCCTCGTCCACGACGCCGCGCGGGCCCTCACGCCACCGGACGTGTTCCGGCGCGTCGCCGCGGCGGTCGCGGCCGGCGCGCCCGCGGTCATCCCCGTGCTGCCGGTCGTCGACACGGTGAAGGTGGTGGACGGCGACGTGGTCACCGCGACCCCGGATCGCGGCGGCCTCCGTGCCGTGCAGACACCCCAGGGCTTCGACGCCGTGA is a window encoding:
- a CDS encoding CarD family transcriptional regulator — translated: MVFEVGETVVYPHHGAAKIEEIKMRVIKGEEKMYLKLKVAQGDLTIEVPAENVDLVGVRDVVGKEGLEHVFDVLRAEFTEEPTNWSRRYKANLEKLASGDVIKVAEVVRDLWRRDHDRGLSAGEKRMLAKARQILISELALAEKTDEEKAASVLDDVLAS
- the ispD gene encoding 2-C-methyl-D-erythritol 4-phosphate cytidylyltransferase; this translates as MSEKQQVVPTVGVVVVAAGSGQRLGLGIPKARVLCAGRTLLEHSLDAVIAAGIASHVVVVLPQDDAVLSSVVAAAGRSGGAAVTAVPGGSTRTDSVRAGLDALPASIAVVLVHDAARALTPPDVFRRVAAAVAAGAPAVIPVLPVVDTVKVVDGDVVTATPDRGGLRAVQTPQGFDAVTLRAAHAAVGAAGPTVTDDAMLMEAHGATVRVVDGDALAFKVTTPLDLVIAEAVLARVPVDATSLPHVAG